The following is a genomic window from Epinephelus moara isolate mb chromosome 17, YSFRI_EMoa_1.0, whole genome shotgun sequence.
ATTCTTACTTTATGCAGCAACTGGCTACATGAGAAGTGTTGTGAAAGCAAGCTCTCTTTTTTCCATTCTTCACACAAATACTTCTGTCATCCGTATACAGTACCTTGtcaggtgtgttcagacagaatGTGAGGCAAAGACATGACTGTGCGAGTTGATGTGTTATAACTTGAGCACAAAATTCATGCTCATCCTGGGCATCATAAAGGAGAGAGACTGTAAGGACATAATTAAGAAATGCCCTTGAGTTCTGAGATCAGTCATTAAGTTGAACACATAAGGCATTTTAGGACCAAACAGTTCTGGGGATTCCCTGAGAGGAAGTGCCCACTGGGGAACTACCCCAAGAACTGAATACcttaaaaggcttttttttttatgtttgcattCACACCACCAATAGGAGCACTGAAGTTATGTACTGTAAGCCACGTGGGGGTTTGAGAACTATGAAAATGTCTTCACACACACGGTCGGTGCATCCACTAGCTAGCTTACAGCTAGAGGTGACAGTCCCCTGCTGCCCCACCTGCTGGCAGCAGAAAACAGTGCGATTTTAGTGGTACTGAGTAACTGAAAAATTAATGCACTAATGCATGACATAAACAATCCTCAGatgctgcttttatttgtcattattCTACAATTTAAGATCAGTGGCTGGATAGCATGGTTTAAAAAAGGTGAATTAGTGGCGCTTGGCTCAAGAGGCCACTATACCAGGGATAACCCCCACACTCGCAATGTCAAGTGCCCAAACTATGAATGTGATCCCAAGTGGGGCTGATTGCCTGTTGCTCCACTGCAATTTCACTGGCCGTTGGCCAGGTTCTGTTGTCCTCATGTGCTCGTATTTGGCAGaagtttgtatttcttttaaaggAGATAGTAACTGCTGTTCCCCATAACAGCAGCACAAATTTGAGAGTCTgccctttaaattaaaaaataaagaatataaaATTGACTTTGGAAGAAAAACTAAAGGCCTCAGTGCCCACCAGCCACTGAATATTGTTCTGAACCAAACCACTGGTAAGAGAAGATGCGTTTTTTTGCTTCCTGTGTATGTTATATTAAGTGGTCAAAAACATCACATCAAAATTATGAAAACTTTTGTAATTTTCTCGTTTAGTATTTGCCCAAAGTCGctttatcattttttccccacctaaaaTCACCACTGTCTACAGCTAACCCCCCTACAGTTCGTAGGGGGTGTTTCGGGTCAAATTTGTGTGAATGACATAATGTGAAAATTCTCTTTGCCttctgtctgaacacacctAAAGAAAGTGAGAGTGGCAGCTGAAGAAGAGGACAGATGGAGGGAGTGGAGGCTCACTGAAAGGGTTTTCCCTGGATCTTTATCAATAAATGGCAAAGATGAGTCACTGTTCAGGAACACTTCTTACTGTATACAGAGTGTCGACAGTGTGTGACTCAGGCACACTGTAgcacctgtgtgtgcatgtgtgtgtgtgtttatgcaggTAAATAATTCCATGGATGGGCTGGGGCAAGGCTGGGGGAGGCCCCAAGATCAGCAAAGACAGACAGCCTGAGGAGAAGTGTTTGGCCAAAAGGCTTAAATCTCTTTAAACTCTACCACCCCACTacagtgtgtttgagtgtgtgtgtgtgtgtgtgtgtgtgtgtgtgtgtgtgtgtgtgtgtgtgtgtgttgagagatAAGCTCACTGGTATCTAAACCTAATCTTCCACTGCCTCCATTCCACTCTAAATCAATACCAATCTTCCTCCGtatctgttttctttctgtcctcTTGGCAGAAAGTAAAAGTTGCTTCGCTGTCTGTTTCTGtccctccctcacacactggTTGCTCTCCTCTCTCAGTTGTTTGGGTGTACAAACCCTTGTAAAGTTTCAATCTGTTTTCTGATGTTAACACTCCTACAGTTTACTCCTCTGTTTGGCCAACCATCCCTGGATGTCCAGGCGGGCTGATAGAAGGGGAGTCAGGGAGGAGGTGTGGGTTACAGGCTGTTATGGAGGAATGGTGAGGTGCAGGAGTGGCAGAGAAGATGGGAGGGAACACAAAGGGAGAAGAAGGGGAGATTTCAGTGGAGATGGTAGAGGTGATGGTCAGGTTGGTGAGGTCGAGGGGTCTTTTAACAGCAGCCCCCTCCAGACTGCCTGACGGGGGTGCTCTCGATTTTCAAGTTGGGCTTGTCGCCGCCGGCAGTTGCCCCGGGGCCCATGCGCTTCTTGATCTCTGCGGCCATGGTCATGAAAGCCTGCTCAACGTTGGTGGCATTCTTGGCGCTTGTCTCCAGGAAGGGGATAGCCAAAGAATCAGCAAACTCCTGCCAGAAAAGAGGGAAACATATGGTGAAACTGTGCACTCATAACACTGACGCCtgaaatatcaaagaaaaacaCCATATATATTTGTTGTATATCATTGTAAACTTTggggtttggactgttggttggaggAGACcagacatttgaagacgtcaACTTGGGATTTACAAAGTTGTCTTGGGaatttctcattattttctgacattttacaaaccgaaagataaatgaattaaatgagTAAATAATCGTATAATACAATAGTGTAATGAATGGCTGACTGATTTTAAAACacttcagttattttttataaagtagatttctttgtttccctggcacaaaaggggaaCAGATAagaacaaaaactaaataaacaacaacaacagcaacaaaattcTCTATCACCTTTTGGCCAAATCATTTTAAACATCAATATCAGTCTAAAATTTCACAATCAATGCATCCCTAATTGTGCGTTAATCAAAGGCTGATATATCTTTCTCCTGTTCCTTCGTTTGTATGATCACACACTGTAGTTCATTCTGATTCAATCCAACATACAttgtcctgctgccacaaatactccTTAGAGCACCATATGTGGATtaatctgctgctgtaaatattaaaaatgtcattaataaatattcctttaagttaCCAATAACTTGTCAGAAGaattgtatgaaatgtgcaccCCCACAATAAGatcaaaaatacacatgcaACTTCATGCATAAAAACCACCTTACCTTGGCTGTTGTGTAGTCCACTACCTTCTTAGTGGTCAGGTCGCACTTGTTGCCCACCAGAAGCTTGTTGACGTTTTCGCTGGCATAGCGGTCGATTTCCTGAAGCCACTGCTTCACATTGTTATAGGACTCCTGCACAATAACAAGAATATGAGCATGGCAAACACTGAAGATAACTGCTGGTGAGGTACACAGTGTTCATATCAATGTGACTAGCATACCAAATGCATGCTTGTGTGTTGAATCTATCTAGTAGTCAATTATTGAAAagtgtagaaaaaaaacagtatccTTCGAatgaaatgttacattttcatGAAAAGCTGAAAGTTACAACTTGAACAGGTTTGGTACTGAGCCTCAAAACATTTGAGGACTGAATGTATACTTAGTAAAGTAACATACCTAAACAATATAATCATAAAGTACTGGATTGATGAGCGTAGACAGCTACCCACCTGATCTGTCACATCATATACAACTATGATGCCGTGGGCACCGCGGTAGTAACTGGAGGTGATGGTCCGAAACCTCTCCTGACCTGCAGTGTCCCactgagagagacaaagagacagaaaatgagaatGGGGGAAAAACGATTCGACATCAGTCAACAAAATACAatttcaaaaaaatctgaatgaatgaattaaaaccTTCTAGAACAATTCCCTCCTTAAAACCCAAGAGACAATCAGACGATCTCACGCACTGTTTGTTTAACCTTATGGAGCAGTAGGGTTTAGAGCTGTGAGAGATGGAGCAGGATATACCATATACATGTGAAATGTGAGATTAAACCTGTTCTGGAAGCAGTGAAAGTAAATGACAAAACTGAAGCGGTTGGAAATAATTAGTGGATGTAGGCAAAAGAAAACTTGAGAGCAGCAGAGTGGTAAGTATGACAccactctgctgctgtaatgatGAAATTAAGTGACACTGAATTTATTTACCATATTTAATTACAAGCTTATAAGAGTACAGCTAATGTCACCCACCTGAATGTTTTTATTAGCAACCTTTCTTTGGTGGTGCCTGTGTATCTGAAAGCTGGCTTTTACTTGAGAGAGAACAGTTTTTCATTCAAAGTATTTATAGAGAAGGAAAAAATTGATATGCTTTGATGTAGTTCACTGTGAAGCTGCCTCCCTGACCAGGTCTATGGAAGATTCAACCAGCACTATCAGCTCTGTTTCTGTGCCTGTGAAGGAAACAGAGaattcagctgtgtttttttcctgtcatcTATGATTTGAAGAGAGCATTCCTCGACTTCTGCTTTGAACTCATGGGAGCATGCACGTCATCTGGAAATTTGATTAACTAAATTCAGTTTGGTGAAAGCTAAGCCACAATAGCATATCATGCTTAATGGCACAGGTCTTTCATCGCCaagtcagacttttttttagacTCCATGTAAAAACCCTGTGGTTTCCCCGACTGTTTTAACAGCAACATAAAGATTTTGTTAATCTAAATAAACAATACACA
Proteins encoded in this region:
- the rab1ba gene encoding zRAB1B, member RAS oncogene family a, producing MNPEYDYLFKLLLIGDSGVGKSCLLLRFADDTYTESYISTIGVDFKIRTIELDGKTIKLQIWDTAGQERFRTITSSYYRGAHGIIVVYDVTDQESYNNVKQWLQEIDRYASENVNKLLVGNKCDLTTKKVVDYTTAKEFADSLAIPFLETSAKNATNVEQAFMTMAAEIKKRMGPGATAGGDKPNLKIESTPVRQSGGGCC